NNNNNNNNNNNNNNNNNNNNNNNNNNNNNNNNNNNNNNNNNNNNNNNNNNNNNNNNNNNTTGCCTTTCACGGTCGTCGAGCGAGCGAAGCCGCTAGGCGGAGCGACGTCGAGACGTAGTGAGGTGGTGGTCGGCGGCATTGCGCGGTTTCCGCGTCTCGACGTCGGGTTCGTTCCTCGCCCTCGCTCGACGACCGTTGACCCGGCGCTATCTGGCGCATCACCTCTCGACGTCGTCGTCGACCCAGTCCAGGGACTTCGTGACCGCCTTGTGCCAGCCGCGCAGCAGCTTCCCGCGCAGCTCGGGATCGATCGTCGGGCTCCAACGCCGGTCCTCGGCCCAGTTGGCGCGGATGTCCTCCTTGCCCGACCAGAACCCGACCGCCAGTCCAGCGGCGTACGCCGCGCCGAGCGCGGTGGTCTCGGTGACCTGTGGCCGGATCACCGATACGTCCAGGATGTCGGCCTGGAACTGCATGAGCGCGTCGTTGGCGGTCATCCCGCCGTCGACCTTGAGCTCCGTCAGCGCGACGCCCTGCTCGGCGGCGTCCGCCAGCATCGCCGCCATCACGTCGGCCGTCTGGTAGGCGGTCGACTCGAGCGCGGCCCGCGCGATGTGTCCCTTGTTCACGAACCGAGTCAGCCCGACGAGCGCGCCCCGCGCGTCGCTGCGCCAGTACGGCGCGAACAGGCCGGAGAACGCCGGAACGAAGTACGCGCCGCCGTTGTCCTCGACCGTCCGCGCCAGCGCCTCCACCTGCGGCGCCGTCTCGATCAGCCCGAGGTTGTCGCGCAGCCACTGCACCAGTGATCCGGCGACCGCGATCGATCCCTCGAGGGCGTACGTCGGCGGCTCGTCGCCGAGCTGGTAGCAGAGCGTCGTCAGCAGGCCGTGCTCGCTGGTGACCGGCTCGGCGCCGGTGTTGATGAGCATGAAGCAGCCGGTCCCATAGGTGTTCTTGGCGTCGCCCGGCGTGAAGCAGGCCTGGCCGACCATCGCCGCGTGCTGGTCGCCCAGGTCCCCGGCGATCGGTACGCCGGTGAGCAGGCCGGTGCGCCGCCCCTCGCCGTACACCTCCGACGACGAGCGGATGTCCGGCAGCATCGACATCGGGATCCGCAGGTCGCGGCAGATCCCGGGGTCCCAGCGCAGGGTGCGGATGTCCATCAGCATCGTGCGCGAGGCGTTCGTGACGTCGGTGACGTGCAGCCCGTCGGTCATCAGCCAGATCAGCCACGAGTCGACCGTGCCGAACAGCAGGTCCCCGGCGTCGGCACGCTCGCGGGCGCCCTCGACGTTGTCGAGGATCCAGCTGACCTTCGGGCCCGAGAAGTACGTCGCCAGCGGCAGACCGCAGATCGGCTTGTACCGGTCGACCCCGCCGTCCGCCGCGAGCTCGTCGCAGATCCGCTGCGTGCGGGTGTCCTGCCAGACGATCGCGTTGTACACCGGCCGACCGGTGTGCCTGTCCCACACGACCGCGGTCTCGCGCTGGTTGGTGATACCGATCGCCGCGATCTGCTCCTTGTTGACCTCCGCGCGAGCGAGCGCCTGCGCGACCGCCTCGCGGACGGCGGACCAGATCTCCAGAGGGTCGTGCTCGACCCACCCGGCTCGGGGCAGGTGCTGGTGATGCTCGAGCTGTCCCACGCTGACGATCGCCCCCGCGTGGTCGAACAGGATCGCCCGCGAGCTCGTCGTCCCCTGGTCGATCGCCAGCACATACTGCTCGGTCACTCGCCGCTCCCCGCTACCCGGTGATGGGACGCCTCCCACCCTAGAGGGGCTGCACGTGCCGTTCGGGGGACAGCATGGGCACCAGGTCGGGGTGCTGCTCGCGCGCGGCCGCCGCCGACGCGTCGGTGGCTTGCTGCTCGGCGGCCAGCTCGCCGGCCACCCGGTCGCGATACGCCGCGATCTCGCGCTCGGTCTGCGCGTCCGACCAGCCCAGCAGCGGCTGCACGATCGAGGCGATCTCCGGCAGGCATGCCGCGCCGCGGTCGCGCATCTCGTAGTCCAGACGCACCCGCTTGCGCAGCACGTCCTCGAGATGCAGGGCTCCCTCATGGGTGACCGCGAAGGCGACCTCCGCCCGCAGGTAGGCCGGGGCGCCGGCCAGCGGCTGCCCGAGCGAGGGATCGGCGTCGATCATCTCCAGCAGCTGGGCGATCTCGTCGCCGTACCGACCGAGCAGGTGATCGACGCGTTCGGCGTCCCACCCGCGCTCGCGGGCGATGCGCGGGCCGTTGGCCACCGCTCCGGCGTACCGGGCGGCACCGACCAGCGGGATCTTCTCGGTCAGGCACGGGCGGTCCTTCAACGCGTCCTTGCCGTCTATCTGGCTGATCGCGAAGTCCACGGCGTCCTCGGCCATCACCCGGTACGTCGTGAGCTTGCCGCCGGCGATGGCGCACACGCCCGGGGCCACCTCGCTCACGGTGTGCTCCCGGCTGACCTTCGTCGAGGTCGCGGAGTCCTTCGCCTTCGGCTGCAGCAGCGGCCGGAGTCCGGCGTACACGCCGATGATGTCGGCGCGGCCGAGTGGGTTGGTGAGCACCTCGTTGGCGTGCTCGAGCACGTAATCGATGTCCTCGGCGGTGGCCACCGGATGCTCCAGGCCCTCGGTCCACGGAGTGTCGGTGGTGCCGATGATCCAGTACCGCTCCCACGGGATGATGAACAGCACCGACTTCTCGGTGCGCACGAAGATGCCGGTGGTGCCGTCGATGGCCTCACGCGGGACGACGATGTGGATGCCCTTGGAGGCCAGCACCTCCAGGCCGTGCTCGGCGCCGGTCAGCTGCTGGGTCCGGTCGGTCCAGACGCCGGTGGCGAGGACGACGTACCGAGCCTTGACCGCGTAGTCCCTGCCGCCTTCCAGGTCGCGCAGGCTGGCCCCGGTGACCGTCCCGTCGGCGTCCTTCGTGAAGCCCGTGACCTGGGTGCGGCTCGCGGCGAGGGCGCCGAAGCCGGCTGCGGTACGCACCAGGTCGATGACGAGACGGGCGTCGTCCACCCGCGCGTCGTAGAACCGGATCGCGCCGGCGAGCGCGTCGTCCTTCATGCCGGGGAAGAGCTCCTTGGCGCCCTCTCGCGAGTAGTGCTTCTGGCCCGGCACGACCCGCCGGCCGCGCGCGCCGATCTGGGCGAGGACGTCGTACATCCCGACGCCGACCGCGCTGTAGGTGCGTTCGATGACCGGATTCTTCAGCGGCCACAGGAACGGCTGCGGCTTGACCAGGTGCGGCGCGGTGCGATCGAGCAGCAGCCCGCGTTCTCGCAGCGCCTCGGCGACCAGCGCGATGTCGAAGTTGTACAGGTACCGCAGGCCGCCGTGGATGAGCTTGCTCGACCAGGCCGACGTGCCGCCGGCCCAGTCCTGCGCCTCGACGACCGCCACCCGCAGTCCGCGCGCGGCCGCATCGAGGGCGATGCCCGCGCCCGTCACTCCGCCGCCGACCACGAGCAGGTCGACGCCCGCGTCGTCGCACATCGCGCGCAGCGCGCGCTCGCGGGACGCAGCCGTGAGGGCAGAGCTGGACAAGGGCAGACCTCTTTCCGATCGCGTGGAAGCCAG
This Cumulibacter manganitolerans DNA region includes the following protein-coding sequences:
- a CDS encoding glycerol-3-phosphate dehydrogenase/oxidase, which gives rise to MSSSALTAASRERALRAMCDDAGVDLLVVGGGVTGAGIALDAAARGLRVAVVEAQDWAGGTSAWSSKLIHGGLRYLYNFDIALVAEALRERGLLLDRTAPHLVKPQPFLWPLKNPVIERTYSAVGVGMYDVLAQIGARGRRVVPGQKHYSREGAKELFPGMKDDALAGAIRFYDARVDDARLVIDLVRTAAGFGALAASRTQVTGFTKDADGTVTGASLRDLEGGRDYAVKARYVVLATGVWTDRTQQLTGAEHGLEVLASKGIHIVVPREAIDGTTGIFVRTEKSVLFIIPWERYWIIGTTDTPWTEGLEHPVATAEDIDYVLEHANEVLTNPLGRADIIGVYAGLRPLLQPKAKDSATSTKVSREHTVSEVAPGVCAIAGGKLTTYRVMAEDAVDFAISQIDGKDALKDRPCLTEKIPLVGAARYAGAVANGPRIARERGWDAERVDHLLGRYGDEIAQLLEMIDADPSLGQPLAGAPAYLRAEVAFAVTHEGALHLEDVLRKRVRLDYEMRDRGAACLPEIASIVQPLLGWSDAQTEREIAAYRDRVAGELAAEQQATDASAAAAREQHPDLVPMLSPERHVQPL
- the glpK gene encoding glycerol kinase GlpK; amino-acid sequence: MTEQYVLAIDQGTTSSRAILFDHAGAIVSVGQLEHHQHLPRAGWVEHDPLEIWSAVREAVAQALARAEVNKEQIAAIGITNQRETAVVWDRHTGRPVYNAIVWQDTRTQRICDELAADGGVDRYKPICGLPLATYFSGPKVSWILDNVEGARERADAGDLLFGTVDSWLIWLMTDGLHVTDVTNASRTMLMDIRTLRWDPGICRDLRIPMSMLPDIRSSSEVYGEGRRTGLLTGVPIAGDLGDQHAAMVGQACFTPGDAKNTYGTGCFMLINTGAEPVTSEHGLLTTLCYQLGDEPPTYALEGSIAVAGSLVQWLRDNLGLIETAPQVEALARTVEDNGGAYFVPAFSGLFAPYWRSDARGALVGLTRFVNKGHIARAALESTAYQTADVMAAMLADAAEQGVALTELKVDGGMTANDALMQFQADILDVSVIRPQVTETTALGAAYAAGLAVGFWSGKEDIRANWAEDRRWSPTIDPELRGKLLRGWHKAVTKSLDWVDDDVER